In Helianthus annuus cultivar XRQ/B chromosome 8, HanXRQr2.0-SUNRISE, whole genome shotgun sequence, a single genomic region encodes these proteins:
- the LOC110873454 gene encoding uncharacterized protein LOC110873454 produces MDYDYDYDYEYTRNNVPAFGSWDCHDDLPFTQCFESARQAGLLRYSYSEDRDLYVTGDLYDNNVVTPAMIVVPRRTRKAGYTKEEKKETWVVCDYDYNYECEGKEPPSPVSVATPPPPQQPQQKQRHIKPKAVDEDLYRISPVLLRGKPRRKWGLFSSCMQPTCVM; encoded by the exons ATGGACTACGATTACGACTACGACTAT GAGTACACGAGGAACAATGTTCCGGCGTTTGGAAGCTGGGATTGCCACGACGATCTCCCGTTCACTCAGTGTTTCGAGTCGGCTAGACAGGCTGGATTGCTCCGGTACAGCTATTCTGAAGATCGTGATCTGTATGTCACTGGTGATTTGTATGATAACAATGTTGTTACCCCTGCTATGATCGTTGTTCCTCGCAGAACG CGTAAAGCAGGGTACAcgaaagaagaaaaaaaagagaCATGGGTTGTTTGCGACTACGACTACAACTATGAGTGTGAAGGTAAGGAGCCACCGAGTCCTGTGAGTGTAGCAACTCCTCCACCGCCTCAGCAGCCGCAACAAAAACAAAGACACATAAAACCCAAGGCGGTTGATGAAGATCTGTACAGGATCTCGCCGGTGCTCCTCCGTGGGAAGCCCAGAAGG AAGTGGGGGTTATTTTCAAGCTGCATGCAACCAACTTGTGTTATGTGA